A genomic segment from Geitlerinema sp. PCC 7407 encodes:
- a CDS encoding cyclic nucleotide-binding domain-containing protein, which yields MKKALFILGELNDADVDWMLTTGRREELTAGESLIHKGQPINALYILLEGRLAVVLETAEGDRELAVLTSGEVVGEISFVDSRPPSATVKALESCLVWAIPRDRLLQKLDLDLAFASRFYRALAMFLSDRLRGTVTRLGYGKDPLPEVPFEELSLNPHFLDSLETARARFDWLLRRLRASE from the coding sequence ATGAAAAAAGCCCTGTTTATCCTCGGGGAGCTAAACGATGCAGACGTGGACTGGATGCTGACCACGGGCCGCCGAGAAGAGCTGACGGCGGGCGAGAGCCTGATTCACAAGGGCCAGCCGATTAACGCGCTGTATATTTTGCTGGAAGGTCGGCTGGCGGTGGTGCTGGAGACGGCGGAGGGCGATCGCGAGCTTGCGGTGCTGACCAGCGGCGAGGTCGTCGGCGAAATTTCCTTTGTCGATTCGCGGCCCCCCTCAGCGACCGTCAAGGCGCTGGAGTCTTGTTTGGTATGGGCGATCCCCCGCGATCGCCTGCTGCAAAAGCTCGACCTCGACTTGGCCTTTGCGTCCCGCTTCTATCGCGCCCTGGCCATGTTCTTGTCCGATCGGCTGCGGGGCACCGTCACGCGGCTGGGCTATGGCAAAGACCCGCTGCCGGAGGTGCCCTTTGAGGAGCTGAGCCTCAACCCCCATTTCTTGGACTCCCTGGAGACGGCCCGCGCTCGCTTTGACTGGCTGCTGCGCCGGCTGCGGGCCAGTGAGTAG
- a CDS encoding FAD-dependent oxidoreductase, translated as MTLTEQLLSQLPGDALGGLRQADQRWRSLREGTLPVPEVVTVDPQPGEAPAWDVIVAGGTLGIFLGAALAQRGWRVALIERSTLRGRDQEWNISRHELQVLLDLELLTPEELEQAIATEYNPARVSFLGGPDLWVENVLNVGVDPVFLLETLKARFLAAGGHLLEQTPLQRVTVHPNGVAVSTGESGSVLTARLLLDGMGHFSPIVQQARQGQKPDGVCLVVGTCAQGYPANETGDLLVSFTPIAGQCQYFWEAFPARDGRTTYLFTYVDAHPERPSLEALFEDYFRLLPEYQQVDLAALSIQRSLFGFFPCYRQSPLRSPWDRILQIGDSSGSQSPLSFGGFGSLLRHLQRLTDGIGEALTADVLDRRGLALLQPYQPNLSVTWLFQRTMSVGVQQQIAPNQINQLLVSVFDSMAALGDPVLKPFLQDVVRFPALSLALMRTSLTAPARVVEVIPQVGLPSLLDWMSHYSRLALYTGLYPVGRAIEPWTRSLSPAQRYYYHRWLQAWQYGSGADYSPLA; from the coding sequence ATGACCCTAACAGAACAACTGCTGTCCCAACTGCCGGGTGATGCCCTGGGCGGCCTGCGCCAGGCTGACCAGCGCTGGCGATCGCTGCGGGAAGGGACGCTGCCGGTGCCCGAGGTGGTGACCGTGGACCCCCAGCCCGGAGAAGCGCCCGCCTGGGACGTCATCGTGGCCGGTGGTACCTTGGGCATTTTCCTGGGGGCGGCCCTGGCCCAGCGGGGCTGGCGGGTGGCCCTGATCGAGCGCAGCACCCTGCGGGGCCGAGACCAGGAGTGGAATATCTCGCGCCACGAGCTGCAGGTTTTGCTGGATCTGGAGCTGCTGACGCCGGAGGAGCTAGAGCAGGCGATCGCCACGGAATACAACCCGGCCCGAGTCAGTTTCCTGGGCGGGCCGGACCTGTGGGTCGAGAACGTCCTGAATGTGGGGGTGGATCCGGTCTTTTTGCTGGAGACGCTCAAGGCGCGCTTTTTGGCGGCGGGGGGACACCTGCTGGAGCAGACCCCTCTCCAGCGAGTGACGGTCCATCCCAATGGCGTGGCGGTGTCCACCGGAGAATCCGGTAGCGTCCTGACGGCGCGGCTGCTCCTCGACGGCATGGGCCACTTTTCGCCCATTGTGCAGCAGGCGCGCCAGGGCCAGAAGCCGGACGGGGTGTGCCTGGTGGTGGGTACCTGCGCCCAGGGCTATCCCGCGAATGAGACGGGGGATTTGCTGGTGTCCTTCACGCCCATTGCGGGCCAGTGCCAATACTTTTGGGAGGCGTTTCCGGCGCGCGATGGCCGCACGACCTACCTGTTTACCTATGTGGACGCCCACCCGGAGCGGCCCAGCCTGGAGGCGCTGTTTGAGGACTATTTCCGCCTCTTGCCGGAGTATCAGCAGGTGGACCTCGCGGCCCTGTCGATTCAGCGATCGCTGTTTGGCTTTTTTCCCTGCTACCGCCAGAGTCCCTTGCGATCGCCCTGGGACCGCATCTTGCAGATCGGCGACAGCAGCGGCAGCCAGTCCCCTCTGAGTTTTGGCGGCTTCGGCTCCCTGCTGCGCCATCTCCAGCGCCTCACCGACGGCATTGGCGAAGCCCTGACAGCGGACGTCCTCGATCGCCGGGGTTTGGCGCTGCTCCAGCCCTACCAGCCCAACCTGTCGGTGACCTGGCTGTTCCAGCGCACCATGAGCGTGGGCGTGCAGCAGCAGATCGCCCCCAACCAGATCAATCAGCTGTTGGTCAGCGTTTTTGACTCGATGGCGGCCCTGGGAGACCCCGTCCTCAAGCCGTTTCTGCAAGACGTGGTGCGCTTTCCGGCCCTGTCTTTGGCCCTGATGCGCACCTCCCTGACGGCGCCAGCGCGGGTCGTGGAGGTCATTCCTCAGGTGGGTCTGCCGTCCCTGCTGGACTGGATGAGCCACTATAGCCGCTTGGCGCTGTACACCGGCCTCTATCCGGTGGGCCGCGCCATCGAGCCCTGGACGCGATCGCTCTCGCCCGCGCAGCGCTACTATTACCATCGCTGGCTGCAGGCGTGGCAGTACGGCTCGGGGGCCGACTATTCCCCGCTGGCCTAG
- a CDS encoding SRPBCC family protein: MGYQVFEQSIQIRASATVVEKCFTDRDLMHRWLNPALRCDPIGPWSTDLGSQTRFVIQIPLLEPSLKSTVAEREAGLVVWEFSGFFRGRDRWECQPQPQGTLLLNRFEFEIPNPLVRFGFNAFAAKWTQADMQAQLRRLKRVAEAENQRFQD; the protein is encoded by the coding sequence ATGGGCTATCAAGTTTTTGAGCAAAGTATTCAGATTCGCGCCAGCGCCACGGTGGTGGAGAAGTGCTTCACCGATCGCGACTTGATGCACCGATGGCTCAATCCAGCGCTGCGCTGCGATCCCATCGGTCCCTGGAGCACCGATCTGGGCAGCCAAACCCGGTTTGTGATCCAGATTCCGCTGCTAGAGCCGTCCCTCAAAAGTACGGTCGCGGAGCGAGAAGCGGGGCTGGTGGTGTGGGAGTTTAGCGGTTTTTTTCGGGGGCGCGATCGCTGGGAGTGTCAGCCCCAGCCCCAGGGAACTCTCTTGCTCAATCGCTTCGAGTTCGAGATTCCCAATCCCCTGGTTCGGTTTGGGTTCAATGCTTTTGCAGCGAAGTGGACGCAGGCGGATATGCAGGCGCAACTGCGGCGACTCAAGCGAGTGGCCGAGGCCGAAAATCAGCGCTTTCAAGACTAG
- a CDS encoding mechanosensitive ion channel — protein MNELWSDTSLTMGFPLSIHLAQNAPGFMEGVATSQTSRFVLQIVAAVVILLVGWILAALMASVTRSLLRRTNVDNRVASWLSGPSTAAQTAPKIEDWIAGAVFWVVITFTVVAVLQSLQLTSVSEPLNVFLSQILGYAPKVAGAAALLALAWFLATIAKLVIERALMTIGLDEKLGTHVTSPPESPAMPMDSADPTMARAAPTSATTAPAADTYSLSETIANVVYWFIFLLFLPSVLSTLELQGTLRPVQEMLNGILGILPNVFAAVLIGFSGWLVAQVVRRIVTNLLAAAGTDRIGNRVGLRSTAGSQSLSWIIGTIVYVLVLIPTAIAALNALRIEAISAPAIAMLDDILGSLPKIFTAAIILVVAYVIGQFVSELVSSILTSLGFNNVFNWLGLRSPMARTPVEPPVMPSDAATSTPTVTSIQPSVPQRTPSEVVGLVALVGIMLFAAVAAVNVLEIEALTTLITGLVVVSGRVLSGIVVFAIGLYLANLSFGLIASSGSSQARILAQTARIAVIALTGAMALQQMGIATNIVNLAFGLLLGAIAVAIALAFGLGGRDVAAEQLREWLNSFKHDRTP, from the coding sequence ATGAATGAACTTTGGTCAGATACTTCATTAACTATGGGGTTTCCCCTATCGATCCATTTAGCTCAAAACGCTCCGGGCTTTATGGAAGGAGTGGCAACCTCACAGACGAGTCGATTTGTGCTGCAAATCGTTGCAGCCGTTGTCATTTTGTTGGTGGGCTGGATTTTGGCGGCCCTCATGGCCTCTGTGACTCGCAGCCTGCTCCGACGCACCAATGTTGATAATCGGGTGGCTTCCTGGCTGAGCGGACCTTCGACGGCAGCCCAGACAGCCCCCAAGATTGAAGACTGGATTGCTGGAGCGGTGTTTTGGGTGGTCATCACCTTTACGGTGGTGGCAGTGCTCCAGTCGCTGCAGCTGACAAGCGTTTCGGAGCCGCTCAATGTGTTCCTCAGCCAGATTTTGGGCTATGCGCCCAAGGTCGCGGGGGCGGCAGCACTGCTGGCTTTGGCTTGGTTTCTGGCGACCATTGCCAAGCTGGTCATTGAGCGGGCTCTTATGACCATTGGTCTAGATGAAAAGCTGGGGACTCACGTGACGTCTCCGCCGGAGAGTCCGGCGATGCCGATGGATTCTGCGGATCCCACGATGGCGAGGGCAGCACCGACGTCTGCGACGACGGCCCCGGCGGCTGATACGTACTCGCTGAGTGAGACCATCGCCAATGTGGTGTATTGGTTCATTTTCCTGCTGTTTTTGCCGTCGGTGCTGAGTACTCTGGAGCTCCAGGGGACGCTGCGCCCGGTGCAGGAGATGCTCAATGGCATTTTGGGCATTTTGCCCAATGTGTTTGCGGCGGTGCTGATTGGGTTTTCAGGCTGGCTGGTGGCCCAGGTGGTGCGCCGCATTGTGACCAATCTGCTGGCGGCGGCGGGGACCGATCGCATTGGCAATCGGGTCGGGCTGCGATCGACGGCGGGTTCTCAGTCGCTGTCGTGGATCATTGGCACGATCGTGTATGTGCTGGTGCTGATTCCGACGGCGATCGCGGCTTTGAATGCGCTGAGAATTGAGGCGATTTCGGCACCGGCGATCGCCATGCTGGACGACATTCTCGGCTCTCTGCCCAAGATCTTCACGGCGGCCATTATTTTGGTGGTGGCCTACGTGATTGGTCAGTTTGTCTCAGAACTGGTGTCTAGCATTCTGACGAGCCTCGGCTTCAATAATGTCTTTAACTGGCTGGGCCTGCGATCGCCCATGGCCCGGACGCCGGTGGAGCCGCCCGTCATGCCGTCAGATGCCGCGACGTCTACGCCGACGGTGACCTCGATCCAGCCGTCCGTGCCCCAGCGCACTCCCTCTGAGGTGGTGGGACTTGTGGCTCTCGTGGGCATCATGCTGTTCGCGGCGGTGGCTGCGGTCAATGTCCTGGAAATCGAAGCCCTCACAACGTTGATCACGGGCTTGGTGGTGGTGTCGGGCCGCGTCCTTTCGGGGATTGTGGTGTTCGCCATTGGCCTGTACCTGGCGAACCTGTCCTTTGGCCTGATCGCCAGCTCTGGTAGCTCCCAGGCCCGCATTTTGGCCCAGACGGCCCGCATTGCCGTGATTGCTTTGACGGGCGCCATGGCCCTCCAGCAGATGGGCATTGCGACCAATATTGTGAACTTGGCCTTTGGTCTGCTCTTGGGGGCGATCGCCGTTGCCATTGCTCTGGCCTTTGGTCTGGGAGGCCGCGACGTTGCTGCCGAGCAGCTCCGCGAGTGGCTCAATTCTTTCAAGCACGATCGCACTCCCTAG
- the nfi gene encoding deoxyribonuclease V (cleaves DNA at apurinic or apyrimidinic sites) yields MTLHHAHPWDLSLAEAKAVQESLRDKVIVQDHLEAIRYVAGVDVGFEENGATTRAAIAVLQFPELRLVETAIARRPTSFPYVPGFLSFREIPAVLDALEQVRQWPDLLLCDGQGQAHPRRLGIACHLGVLTDLPAIGVGKSRLVGTHPEVPDERGAWVPLVDRGEVIGAVLRSRAKTKPLYISVGHRISLPTALEYVMACTPKYRLPETTRQAHKHASGLI; encoded by the coding sequence CTGACGCTTCACCACGCTCATCCTTGGGATCTGTCGCTTGCTGAGGCCAAGGCAGTTCAGGAGTCTCTGCGCGACAAGGTCATCGTGCAGGATCACTTGGAGGCGATCCGCTATGTTGCAGGGGTTGATGTTGGGTTTGAAGAGAATGGAGCGACTACGCGAGCTGCGATCGCGGTTCTACAGTTTCCAGAGCTACGCCTAGTCGAAACGGCGATCGCCCGCCGTCCCACAAGTTTTCCTTACGTTCCTGGCTTTTTGTCTTTTCGGGAGATTCCGGCGGTTCTCGACGCTCTAGAGCAGGTGCGTCAGTGGCCGGATCTGCTGCTGTGCGATGGCCAGGGTCAAGCCCATCCTCGCCGGCTAGGCATCGCGTGCCACTTGGGAGTACTGACAGACCTGCCGGCGATCGGCGTGGGCAAATCCCGTCTGGTGGGCACCCATCCTGAGGTGCCGGACGAGCGGGGTGCTTGGGTTCCTCTGGTGGACAGGGGCGAGGTGATCGGCGCTGTGCTGCGATCGCGCGCCAAGACCAAGCCCCTCTACATTTCGGTGGGTCACCGGATCAGCCTGCCCACAGCCCTCGAGTACGTGATGGCCTGCACGCCCAAATATCGCCTACCAGAGACAACGCGCCAGGCTCACAAACACGCGTCTGGCTTGATTTAG
- a CDS encoding TldD/PmbA family protein, whose amino-acid sequence MSIVLADAQNLLSDLIAKYRDRVDYLAIRLEESDGTDILLRGDKIETLSEGVSIGGQVRACYKGGWGFASFNELGGLKDRVEDAISAARMVGDEETLLAPVDPVRDICRLALTGTNPREVSLTQKKALCDRYAEILRSVDPRITTISVRYGDSAQRMILATSDGTLLEQSWVDLEMRFAATARNGETVQTGRETIGSRRAFEDLLGLDDQVRSAARRAVDALALPSVQGNTYTVVIDPILSGLFVHEAFGHLSEADMAYENPDLLEVMTLGRRFGPPELQIFDGAAPEGHRGSYAYDDEGTPATTTQLIQDGVLVGRLHSRETAGKLGEAPTGNARCLNYHYPPIVRMTNTWIERGKTPVADLMTDITEGVYARNWIGGMTNGEMFTFTAGEAWMIRNGEVAEPVRDVTLSGNVFRTLADIEAIGDDFFWDESGGCGKGSQSGLPVGCGGPSLRIRNVVVGGEAPEL is encoded by the coding sequence ATGTCAATTGTCCTAGCTGATGCCCAAAACCTCCTGTCTGACCTCATCGCCAAATACCGCGATCGCGTGGACTATCTGGCGATCCGTCTAGAAGAATCTGACGGCACCGATATTCTGCTGCGCGGCGACAAGATCGAAACCCTCAGCGAGGGCGTTTCCATCGGCGGTCAGGTGCGCGCCTGCTACAAAGGCGGCTGGGGGTTTGCCAGCTTCAATGAGCTTGGCGGCCTCAAAGATCGGGTGGAAGACGCGATCTCGGCGGCCCGCATGGTCGGCGACGAAGAGACCCTGCTGGCACCCGTTGACCCGGTGCGGGACATTTGCCGCTTGGCGCTGACGGGCACCAATCCCCGGGAAGTCTCCCTGACCCAGAAAAAGGCGCTGTGCGATCGCTACGCTGAGATCCTCCGCTCCGTGGATCCGCGCATCACCACCATTTCGGTGCGCTACGGCGACAGCGCCCAGCGCATGATCCTAGCCACCTCCGACGGCACCCTGCTAGAGCAGTCCTGGGTCGATCTGGAAATGCGCTTCGCCGCCACGGCCCGCAACGGCGAAACGGTCCAAACCGGGCGCGAAACCATCGGATCGCGCCGCGCCTTCGAGGATTTGCTGGGTCTCGATGACCAGGTCCGCAGCGCGGCCCGCCGGGCTGTAGACGCCCTAGCGCTGCCGTCGGTCCAGGGCAACACCTACACCGTGGTGATCGACCCGATCCTGTCGGGCCTGTTCGTTCACGAAGCCTTTGGCCACCTGTCCGAAGCGGACATGGCCTACGAAAACCCGGATTTGCTGGAAGTGATGACCCTGGGGCGGCGCTTTGGGCCGCCGGAGCTTCAGATTTTTGATGGGGCGGCCCCAGAAGGGCATCGCGGCAGCTACGCCTACGACGACGAGGGGACCCCAGCGACGACCACCCAGCTGATCCAGGACGGCGTTTTGGTGGGTCGGCTGCACTCCCGCGAGACGGCGGGCAAGCTGGGCGAAGCCCCCACGGGCAACGCTCGCTGCCTCAACTACCACTACCCGCCCATCGTGCGCATGACCAACACCTGGATCGAGCGGGGCAAAACGCCGGTTGCGGACCTGATGACCGACATTACCGAGGGAGTCTACGCCCGCAACTGGATCGGGGGCATGACCAACGGCGAAATGTTCACCTTTACGGCGGGCGAGGCCTGGATGATCCGCAATGGCGAAGTGGCGGAGCCGGTGCGGGATGTGACGCTGTCAGGGAATGTGTTTCGGACGCTGGCGGATATCGAGGCGATCGGGGACGACTTCTTCTGGGATGAGTCCGGCGGCTGCGGCAAAGGCAGCCAGAGCGGCCTGCCTGTGGGTTGCGGCGGCCCGAGCCTGCGCATCCGCAATGTGGTGGTGGGCGGCGAAGCGCCGGAACTGTAG
- a CDS encoding sensor histidine kinase KdpD, which produces MYRWFLPTLSEVLAQREPEGVGLLESVAPGAGAGPGGRDRRDGQRRKAEQQWRSAIAALEQLLAQQITQAEDTAASGVVLCGPTAVLPPGAIAGRLPTYIFSSEPLHLSRWMRRQLMPSEGCSAEHLPQTPTTLPLLPDDPLHEEQFCLVHTPSFSLVMLLGETPLGEPGFLFSFNPETVQWAWNTLRARALMVNPEHGAHLDALGHALPWAEPHYHVVTRFSRELLHHQRNQAEEAPEVVTASTATSENGSKPSLEQLTEDCVSPDVELLQAIAHEVRTPLATIRTFTRSLLRRRDLPPEVLKRLETIDHECTEQIDRFNLIFRAAELEVAENKQTPLGLAPTPLADVFQQGIPRWQKQASRRNLTLDVLLPNQMPTVVSDPTMLDQALTGLIERFTRNLPAGSHINVQVRLAGSQLKLQLQSQECSDAELDSLESHSANLRSLGQLLMFQPETGSLSLNLAVTKNLFHALGGKLIVRQRPRRGEVLTVFLPLEKHNPSVYTV; this is translated from the coding sequence GTGTACAGATGGTTTTTGCCAACCCTCAGCGAAGTTTTGGCCCAGCGTGAACCCGAAGGCGTTGGGCTTCTCGAGTCGGTTGCTCCGGGAGCCGGGGCGGGTCCTGGTGGCCGCGATCGCCGGGATGGCCAGCGCCGCAAGGCCGAGCAGCAGTGGCGAAGCGCGATCGCCGCTCTCGAGCAGCTTTTGGCTCAGCAGATCACCCAGGCCGAGGACACAGCGGCCTCGGGGGTGGTGCTGTGCGGTCCGACGGCGGTGCTCCCGCCAGGGGCGATCGCTGGCAGGCTGCCCACCTACATCTTTTCGAGCGAGCCGCTCCATCTGTCTCGCTGGATGCGCCGTCAGCTGATGCCCAGCGAGGGCTGCTCCGCCGAGCACCTGCCCCAAACCCCGACCACGCTGCCGCTGCTGCCGGACGATCCGCTGCACGAGGAGCAGTTTTGCCTGGTCCACACTCCCAGCTTTAGTCTGGTCATGCTCCTGGGCGAAACGCCCCTGGGAGAGCCAGGATTTTTGTTTTCGTTTAATCCCGAAACCGTCCAGTGGGCCTGGAATACGCTGCGGGCGCGCGCCCTGATGGTCAACCCAGAGCATGGCGCTCACCTAGACGCCCTGGGCCACGCTTTGCCCTGGGCCGAGCCCCACTACCACGTGGTGACGCGCTTTAGTCGCGAGCTGCTGCACCATCAGCGCAACCAGGCTGAGGAGGCCCCCGAGGTCGTCACCGCCAGTACCGCGACGAGCGAAAACGGCAGCAAGCCGTCCCTGGAGCAGCTCACCGAAGACTGCGTGAGCCCCGATGTGGAGCTGTTGCAGGCGATCGCCCACGAAGTGCGCACGCCCCTCGCCACCATTCGCACCTTCACGCGATCGCTCCTGCGCCGCCGCGACCTCCCGCCCGAGGTCCTCAAGCGCCTAGAAACCATCGACCACGAGTGCACCGAGCAGATCGATCGCTTTAACTTGATCTTCCGAGCCGCCGAGCTAGAAGTCGCCGAAAACAAGCAGACGCCCCTGGGCCTCGCCCCAACGCCATTGGCCGACGTCTTCCAGCAGGGCATTCCCCGCTGGCAAAAGCAGGCCAGTCGTCGCAACCTCACCCTCGACGTCCTGCTGCCCAACCAGATGCCCACCGTCGTGAGCGACCCCACCATGCTGGACCAGGCCCTCACCGGCCTGATCGAGCGCTTTACGCGCAACCTGCCCGCCGGTAGCCACATCAACGTCCAGGTCCGGCTGGCTGGCAGCCAGCTGAAGCTCCAGCTCCAGTCCCAGGAGTGCAGCGACGCCGAGCTCGACTCCCTCGAGTCCCACTCCGCCAATCTGCGGTCCCTGGGCCAGCTCCTGATGTTCCAGCCCGAAACCGGCAGCCTCAGCCTCAACCTGGCCGTCACCAAGAACCTCTTCCATGCCCTCGGCGGCAAGCTGATCGTGCGGCAGCGGCCCCGACGGGGCGAAGTGCTGACCGTGTTCTTGCCCCTCGAGAAGCACAACCCGAGCGTCTACACCGTCTAG
- a CDS encoding SirB1 family protein — MVEHERSRQCLLAEISQPEADINLARAALYIAQETYPGLDVEAYLGQLDAMAAAIAPQLPAERYPLRILNAISQFLYGDRGFSGNAQDYYDPRNSFLNEVLDRRTGIPITLALVYLEIAKRLDFPMVGVGLPGHFLLRPVVDDMEVWVDAFYHGEVLFREDCQQRLSQVYGRPTVLKSEFLQPVSARQFLTRMLTNLKLIHHQRGDLRSALSMVDRILLVMPDADAELRDRGVLYYQLHQWTQAATDLEAYLTRSPFASDADAVRRLLTKIAERSP, encoded by the coding sequence ATGGTCGAGCATGAGCGATCGCGCCAATGCCTATTGGCCGAAATCAGTCAGCCTGAGGCCGACATCAATCTGGCCCGGGCCGCCCTCTACATTGCCCAAGAAACCTACCCCGGCCTGGACGTGGAGGCCTACCTGGGGCAGCTCGACGCCATGGCGGCGGCGATCGCCCCCCAGCTGCCTGCCGAGCGCTACCCCCTGCGCATCCTCAACGCCATTAGCCAGTTTCTCTACGGCGATCGCGGCTTTAGCGGCAACGCCCAGGACTACTACGACCCCCGCAACAGCTTCCTCAACGAAGTCCTCGATCGCCGCACCGGCATTCCCATCACCCTCGCCCTGGTCTACCTCGAAATCGCCAAGCGCCTCGACTTTCCCATGGTGGGCGTCGGCCTGCCGGGGCACTTTTTGCTGCGGCCCGTCGTGGACGACATGGAAGTATGGGTCGACGCCTTCTATCACGGCGAAGTGCTGTTTCGCGAAGACTGTCAGCAGCGCCTCAGCCAGGTCTATGGCCGACCAACGGTCCTGAAATCCGAGTTTTTGCAGCCGGTGAGCGCCCGACAGTTTCTCACCCGCATGCTCACCAACCTCAAGCTGATCCACCACCAGCGGGGCGATCTGCGATCTGCCCTGTCCATGGTCGATCGGATTCTCTTGGTGATGCCGGACGCCGACGCCGAATTGCGCGATCGCGGTGTCCTGTACTACCAGCTCCATCAGTGGACCCAGGCCGCGACGGATTTGGAAGCTTACCTGACGCGATCGCCCTTCGCCTCAGACGCCGACGCGGTGCGCCGCCTGCTCACCAAAATCGCCGAGCGATCGCCTTAA
- the pdxH gene encoding pyridoxamine 5'-phosphate oxidase has translation MNTAIADLRREYTRQGLLKQDVDSDPFRQFHRWFEQALAAELPEPNAMTIASATPDGRPSARMVLLKNLDDQGFVFYTNYESHKGQELLANPWASLVFWWAELERQVRVEGRVEQVSAAESDAYFHSRPRSSQLGAWASNQSRIVDDRADLEQRLAELEAQYGEDQPIPRPPHWGGFRVVPEVIEFWQGRPNRLHDRIVYRHKAGAWTLARLAP, from the coding sequence ATGAATACGGCGATCGCGGATTTGCGCCGAGAATACACCCGTCAGGGACTCCTCAAACAAGACGTAGACTCTGACCCGTTCCGCCAGTTTCACCGCTGGTTTGAGCAAGCCCTCGCGGCGGAGCTGCCAGAACCGAACGCCATGACCATCGCCAGTGCCACCCCCGATGGCCGCCCCTCGGCGCGCATGGTCCTGCTAAAAAACCTAGATGACCAGGGCTTTGTGTTTTACACCAACTACGAGAGCCACAAAGGCCAAGAGCTCTTGGCCAATCCCTGGGCGTCGCTGGTGTTTTGGTGGGCAGAGCTGGAGCGTCAGGTGCGCGTCGAGGGCCGAGTGGAGCAGGTGTCTGCCGCGGAGTCGGACGCCTACTTTCACAGCCGCCCCCGCAGTAGTCAGCTAGGAGCCTGGGCCTCCAACCAGAGCCGGATCGTGGACGATCGCGCAGATCTTGAGCAGCGCCTGGCCGAGCTAGAGGCTCAGTATGGCGAAGATCAGCCGATCCCCCGTCCTCCCCACTGGGGCGGCTTTCGGGTGGTGCCAGAAGTAATTGAGTTTTGGCAGGGACGCCCCAACCGTTTGCACGATCGCATCGTCTACCGCCACAAGGCCGGGGCCTGGACTCTGGCGCGCCTCGCTCCCTAA